A single window of Nicotiana tomentosiformis chromosome 1, ASM39032v3, whole genome shotgun sequence DNA harbors:
- the LOC104116622 gene encoding DNA polymerase zeta catalytic subunit isoform X2 — MGDSQTDSNFFSVRIVSIDYYMAAPIPGFDICYSSFQGGRVNEVPVIRVYGATPAGQKTCLHLHGALPYFYVPWSDLFLQSDQKGSECTNALALALEKVLKLKGNAGSKRQHVHGCSLVRARKFYGYHSSEELFVKIYLYHPQDVSRAANLLLGGAVMDKSLQPHESHIPFLLQFLVDYSLYGMGHLHVSKMKFRNPIPDTFAPRKAKCFDRRRHSDMSTSMTAEFQVDLGGEACFNTPIWVSSTITDDWIWTGSSQADLSTNPDIPNIKRQSISDLEGDAIVDGCNSESAVYILYVPFTDQLPRENGSVNNTNLGGLSIAKFIEEEFARNGVHEVGLPPDPGKPLRDDVLRTLSHGLGYEEILMELSNDVNTSSSDIPQSINSSMNDGSVAKHVHCGSLNSIREPSRCSEEGLFQDHVVVESREETDACPKQMLADKLKAAVSVVPSQDLKASDQDALRLLNWLASSQASEDINSDDDLAREIILSPLMPAATINTVLEKANVAYENESQQECEDILDSVHGCHFEELDRKTSESISSDHSCRSSPGVMIPQLDGSNDDPSPHRKLGTSSQADLLNNASLAISNKHKKKKPGWCSLPISLGQNVNDCSHPNPANTSSNHICGERDDRGTSSHMSFNKYPNFLTGSLNASANCEMEASMIVECSTRDLMRVKRSYHAESPEYENQVKKVQFGAKGKEDSFLYAESRHDEKEKMPLDSLISRSAITDQPKECHERNSCLALQMQADPGDIKADKSNCPSYGKLPLSSCSLLANALKDGVFLSSEGPHVEVVRRTSASLQNYGTSDASTSQGTKELFQLPDVENQKTAIYMGSCGCSSRENVDSCVKCTKTSNSDLCTSVFAPYSQFASETEGKFTGFGKLLQKNAVGLSQSPVGPNSPTSAVTGVSGDSVELIGMTFIKKPPKVEFTDEPGRNAQLACGAPSYHVGNRKNKTRTCAQDRGLDECSPFFEGKCLVGEKICSTSSGTRNYIHCQDNMLGVPIHYQNDGSYLYMLTPVYSPPRSECVQQWLSLDCIESSKMNVVSGPPVYPSIKVCSDDVAESQGSQSTFGDQPLMDSVSASEPNPNYLQAKENYQESNSVQMNSVSPHARIKQQNENIILKCEPSMRGSQDLSQISGPDGKSRLTPLSQTGFRDPASIGCGQQLTILSIEVQAESRGDLRPDPRVDAVRIVVLVFQEDDDLRSDTHVLVHCNGESVQKDLDGLSECKVFTFSEERQVFVHFIKMINSFDPDILMGWDIQGGSLGFLAERAAYLGIGLLNNISRTPSEGNIVSRDSEGGKLSDVFSEAVATDPMFHEDAAIIDDEWGRTHASGVHVGGRIVLNIWRLMRGEVKLNLYTLEAVAEAVLRRKVPYIPTKVLTNWFLSGPGRARYRCIEYVLERAKLNLHIMNQLDVVNRTSELARIFGIDFFSVLSRGSQYRVESMFLRLAHAQNYVAVAPGNQQVASQPAMECIPLVLEPKSGFYADPVVVLDFQSLYPSMIIAYNLCFCTCLGKVTSAKTNILGVSSYSPDKNVMHNLKDEILLTPNGVMYVPPKVRKGVLPRLLEEILDTRIMVKTAMKKLAPGQQVLHRIFNARQLALKLIANVTYGYTAAGFSGRMPCAELADSIVQCARRTLESAISFVNTNDRWNAKVIYGDTDSMFVLLEGRSVEEAFRIGHEIASEVTAMNPNPVTLKMEKVYDSCFLLTKKRYVGYSYENLGQSKPVFDAKGIETVRRDTCGAVSKIMERSIRVFFEYKDIEKVKHYLVRQWKKIISGRVSLQDFVFAKEVRLGTYSAQASSLPPAAIVATKAMRVDPRAEPRYAERVPYVVVHGEPGARLADVVVDPLDLLSIDSPYRLNDIYYIKKQIIPALQRVFGLVRADLNQWFSDMPRPEREAAGKRHPFAANAHRTRIDYYYMSKHCILCGELIQASSYVCQNCSRNEAVVAAALTGRTSILERNIQHLATICRHCGGGDWLVESGVKCISLACSVFFERRKIQKELRSLSAVTTDAGFYPSCVVEWF; from the exons atgggGGATTCTCAGACCGATTCGAACTTCTTCAGTGTTCGAATTGTTTCAATAGACTATTACATGGCCGCTCCAATTCCTGGCTTCGACATTTGTTACAGCAGTTTCCAAG GTGGGAGAGTAAATGAGGTTCCTGTGATCAGAGTGTATGGTGCCACTCCTGCTGGCCAGAAGACCTGTTTGCACCTTCATGGG GCTCTGCCTTATTTTTATGTTCCATGGTCAGATCTCTTCCTCCAATCAGATCAAAAAG GGAGTGAATGCACGAATGCTCTAGCTCTTGCTCTTGAGAAGGTGCTCAAG CTTAAAGGCAATGCTGGCTCAAAACGTCAACATGTCCACGGTTGCAGCCTTGTACGAGCAAGGAAGTTTTATGGTTATCATTCTTCTGAGGAACTGTTTGTGAAGATCTATCT CTATCATCCACAGGATGTCTCGCGCGCTGCCAATCTACTTCTG GGAGGTGCAGTAATGGATAAGTCATTACAGCCCCACGAATCTCATATACCTTTCCTTCTTCAATTCCTG GTTGACTATAGCTTGTATGGGATGGGTCATCTACATGTATCAAAGATGAAGTTCCGCAATCCAATACCAGATACTTTCGCTCCAAGAAAGGCTAAATGCTTTGATAGAAGAAGGCATTCTGATATGTCCACTTCCATGACTGCAGAGTTTCAG GTTGATTTAGGTGGTGAGGCTTGTTTCAACACACCAATTTGGGTATCTTCTACAATTACGGACGATTGGATATGGACAGGctctagtcaggctgacctttcAACAAATCCGGATATCCCTAACATTAAGCGACAAAGTATCTCTGACCTTGAAGGAGATGCTATTGTTGATGGTTG CAATTCTGAATCAGCAGTTTATATCCTGTATGTCCCTTTCACAGACCAGCTCCCAAGAGAAAATGGTTCAGTCAATAATACCAATTTGGGAGGTTTGTCAATAGCCAAGTTTATTGAG GAGGagtttgcaaggaatggggtgcACGAAGTGGGTTTGCCTCCTGATCCTGGTAAACCCCTTCGAGATGATGTCTTGAGAACACTTTCTCATGGGCTTGGATATGAAGAGATTCTAATGGAATTAAGCAATGATGTGAACACTTCTTCTTCTGATATTCCACAGTCAATCAACTCATCAATGAATGATGGGAGCGTTGCCAAACATGTACATTGTGGCTCTTTAAATAGTATACGGGAACCATCCCGATGCTCAGAAGAAGGATTATTTCAAGATCATGTTGTTGTTGAATCAAGGGAGGAAACTGATGCATGTCCCAAGCAGATGTTAGCTGATAAATTGAAAGCAGCTGTTTCCGTGGTACCATCACAGGATTTGAAG GCTTCAGATCAGGATGCCTTGAGACTTCTAAATTGGCTTGCATCTTCTCAAGCTTCAGAGGACATAAACTCCGATGATGACCTTGCTCGGGAAATCATTTTGAGTCCTTTAATGCCAGCAGCGACTATTAATACGGTGTTGGAGAAGGCAAATGTGGCCTATGAGAATGAATCTCAGCAAGAGTGTGAGGACATTCTTGATTCTGTTCACGGTTGTCATTTTGAAGAATTAGACAGAAAAACTTCTGAGTCCATCAGCAGTGATCATTCGTGCAGAAGTTCGCCGGGTGTGATGATTCCTCAGCTGGATGGCTCCAATGATGATCCAAGCCCACATAGAAAACTCGGAACATCTTCCCAAGCAGATTTATTGAATAATGCTAGTTTAGCCATTAGCAAtaaacacaaaaagaaaaaacCAGGATGGTGCTCTTTACCCATTTCTTTGGGTCAAAATGTGAATGATTGTTCACATCCAAATCCAGCTAACACATCTAGCAATCACATTTGTGGCGAAAGAGATGACAGAGGAACTTCTTCTCACATGAGTTTTAACAAATACCCTAATTTTCTAACGGGCAGTTTGAATGCATCTGCTAATTGTGAAATGGAAGCTAGTATGATAGTTGAATGCTCTACGCGTGATTTGATGAGGGTAAAAAGATCCTATCATGCTGAGTCTCCTGAATATGAAAATCAGGTAAAAAAAGTACAATTTGGtgcaaaaggaaaagaagattcTTTTCTTTATGCAGAATCCAGACATGATGAGAAAGAGAAAATGCCTCTTGATTCCTTGATATCTCGATCAGCAATCACGGATCAACCAAAAGAATGTCATGAGAGGAACTCATGTCTTGCACTTCAGATGCAGGCTGATCCTGGTGATATCAAAGCTGACAAATCTAATTGTCCTTCATATGGTAAGTTGCCTCTTTCATCCTGCTCTCTGCTGGCAAATGCATTAAAAGATGGAGTGTTTCTTTCTTCTGAAGGACCTCATGTTGAGGTTGTCCGCAGAACATCTGCAAGTTTGCAAAATTATGGAACTAGTGATGCATCCACCTCACAGGGGACAAAAGAACTATTCCAGCTTCCTGATGTTGAGAATCAAAAAACTGCCATTTACATGGGAAGCTGTGGATGCTCTAGTCGTGAAAATGTTGACAGCTGTGTGAAATGTACTAAAACTTCAAATTCTGATCTTTGTACTTCTGTATTTGCTCCATATTCTCAGTTCGCATCTGAAACTGAAGGTAAATTTACTGGTTTTGGGAAATTGCTGCAAAAAAATGCAGTAGGTTTAAGTCAATCTCCTGTTGGTCCTAATAGTCCAACATCTGCAGTAACTGGTGTATCTGGTGACTCTGTGGAACTTATAGGCATGACCTTCATCAAGAAACCTCCTAAGGTGGAGTTCACAGATGAACCTGGACGCAATGCTCAGTTAGCATGTGGTGCCCCTAGTTACCATGTGGGGAACAGGAAAAATAAAACAAGGACATGTGCCCAGGATAGAGGTTTAGATGAATGCTCCCCTTTCTTTGAGGGGAAATGCCTAGTAGGAGAAAAGATTTGCAGTACTAGTTCTGGAACAAGGAACTACATTCATTGTCAAGACAATATGTTGGGTGTACCCATTCACTATCAAAATGATGGGTCTTATTTATACATGCTGACTCCTGTTTATTCACCACCACGAAGTGAATGTGTTCAACAATGGCTGTCACTTGATTGTATAGAATCTTCTAAAATGAATGTAGTTTCTGGCCCACCAGTGTACCCGTCAATAAAGGTTTGCTCTGATGATGTAGCAGAATCACAGGGTTCTCAATCCACCTTTGGTGATCAACCTTTGATGGATTCTGTCTCTGCTTCAGAACCAAATCCAAATTATCTTCAAGCTAAAGAAAATTATCAGGAAAGCAATAGTGTACAAATGAATTCTGTTTCTCCCCATGCAAGAATAAAACAACAAAATGAAAATATTATCTTGAAATGTGAACCATCAATGCGTGGCTCTCAAGATCTCTCCCAGATATCCGGTCCTGATGGAAAATCAAGGCTAACTCCTTTAAGTCAAACTGGTTTTCGGGACCCTGCTAGTATCGGTTGTGGACAGCAGTTAACAATATTGAGCATAGAGGTCCAAGCAGAATCCAGGGGTGATCTGAGACCTGATCCTCGAGTTGATGCCGTAAGAATTGTTGTTCTCGTTTTCCAGGAAGATGATGATCTAAGATCTGATACTCACGTACTTGTGCATTGCAATGGTGAATCTGTTCAAAAAGACCTTGATGGATTATCTGAGTGTAAAGTTTTCACTTTCTCTGAAGAGAGGCAAGTATTTGTTCATTTCATAAAGATGATTAATTCTTTTGACCCAGACATACTTATGGGATGGGATATTCAAGGCGGTTCCCTTGGGTTTCTTGCTGAACGGGCTGCATACCTTGGCATTGGTTTGCTTAACAATATATCTCGCACTCCATCAGAGGGAAATATAGTTTCTAGAGACTCTGAAGGAGGAAAACTAAGTGATGTTTTTTCTGAAGCTGTTGCAACTGACCCAATGTTTCATGAAGATGCTGCAATAATTGATGATGAATGGGGCCGAACTCACGCCAGTGGTGTCCATGTTGGGGGTAGAATTGTCCTTAACATTTGGCGACTGATGCGTGGCGAAGTGAAGCTGAACTTGTACACACTTGAAGCCGTAGCTGAAGCAGTGCTGAGACGAAAAGTTCCATATATTCCTACCAAGGTATTGACAAATTGGTTTTTAAGTGGTCCTGGACGTGCAAGATACAGATGTATAGAGTATGTTTTAGAGAGGGCAAAGCTGAACCTTCATATCATGAATCAACTTGACGTGGTAAATAGAACATCAGAGCTTGCACGGATTTTTGGCATCGACTTCTTTTCAGTTCTTTCAAGGGGTTCACAGTACCGTGTTGAATCAATGTTTCTGAGGCTGGCTCATGCACAAAATTATGTTGCTGTTGCTCCTGGAAACCAACAAGTTGCTTCTCAACCTGCCATGGAATGTATACCCCTTGTCTTGGAACCAAAATCTGGATTTTATGCAGACCCTGTTGTCGTTTTGGATTTTCAATCACTTTATCCATCTATGATAATTGCATATAACCTCTGCTTCTGTACTTGCCTTGGTAAAGTTACTTCTGCAAAAACTAATATCCTCGGTGTTAGTTCATATTCACCTGATAAAAATGTGATGCATAATTTAAAGGATGAAATACTGCTCACTCCAAATGGTGTTATGTATGTGCCTCCCAAGGTCCGGAAGGGGGTATTACCTCGCTTATTGGAAGAAATTTTAGATACTAGGATTATGGTTAAAACAGCAATGAAGAAATTGGCTCCTGGACAGCAAGTTCTTCATCGGATATTCAATGCAAGGCAACTTGCTTTGAAGCTAATAGCCAATGTGACCTATGGGTATACAGCTGCTGGATTTAGTGGACGCATGCCCTGTGCTGAGCTCGCTGACAGTATTGTCCAGTGTGCCCGTAGAACATTGGAAAGTGCAATTTCATTTGTTAACACAAATGATAGGTGGAATGCTAAAGTCATATATGGTGATACAGACAG CATGTTTGTACTCCTTGAAGGACGTTCCGTTGAAGAAGCTTTTCGAATTGGTCATGAAATTGCATCAGAAGTAACTGCAATGAATCCAAATCCAGTCACGTTAAAGATGGAAAAGGTTTACGATTCGTGCTTCCTCCTTACTAAGAAACGATATGTTGGTTATAGTTACGAGAACCTTGGCCAAAGCAAACCAGTGTTTGATGCTAAAGGTATTGAGACAGTACGAAGAGATACATGTGGGGCTGTGTCCAAGATAATGGAGCGCTCTATAAGAGTCTTTTTTGAATATAAGGATATTGAGAAG GTGAAACATTACTTGGTGCGTCAGTGGAAAAAGATTATATCAGGCAGAGTATCTCTTCAGGATTTTGTCTTTGCAAAAGAGGTACGCTTAGGCACCTATTCCGCACAGGCTTCTTCACTTCCACCAGCAGCAATTGTTGCCACTAAGGCAATGAGAGTCGACCCTAGGGCAGAACCTCGGTATGCAGAGCGAGTACCTTATGTTGTGGTTCATGGTGAACCTGGTGCCAGGCTGGCTGATGTCGTGGTAGATCCCTTGGATCTTCTTTCGATTGATTCACCTTACAGGTTAAATGACATATATTACATCAAGAAACAGATAATCCCAGCATTGCAACGAGTATTTGGGCTCGTTCGAGCTGACTTGAATCAGTGGTTTTCAGATATGCCTCGTCCAGAGCGGGAGGCTGCTGGTAAACGTCACCCATTTGCAGCAAATGCGCACAGAACTAGAATTGATTATTACTATATGTCAAAACATTGTATCCTATGCGGTGAGTTGATCCAGGCATCTAGTTACGTCTGTCAAAACTGTTCCAGAAACGAAGCTGTAGTTGCTGCTGCATTAACAGGAAGAACTTCAATATTGGAAAGAAACATCCAACACCTTGCTACT ATATGTCGGCACTGTGGAGGAGGAGATTGGCTAGTAGAAAGTGGGGTGAAATGCATCTCTCTTGCGTGCTCTGTTTTCTTTGAAAGGAGGAAAATCCAGAAAGAACTGCGATCTCTTTCTGCTGTTACTACAGATGCAGGTTTTTATCCCAGTTGTGTCGTGGAATGGTTCTAA